Proteins encoded by one window of Cloeon dipterum chromosome 2, ieCloDipt1.1, whole genome shotgun sequence:
- the Poxm gene encoding paired box protein Pax-1 — MDTDSQLQQYGEVNQLGGVFVNGRPLPNAVRLRIVELAQLGIRPCDISRQLRVSHGCVSKILARYHETGSILPGAIGGSKPRVTTPRVVTYIRELKVKDPGIFAWEIRDRLLADGVCDKFNVPSVSSISRILRNKVAPGTGSPQSPPGPPSPHPPPPPHHQTAALYSSFFPAAAASAPFGAPKMPPQVVCPTGPRGHCWPSSHSVSDILRLSQQQPQSASNYYMYLQGCSSVVGHQPGGLAHHQTTSL, encoded by the coding sequence ATTCGCAGTTACAACAATATGGCGAAGTTAACCAACTTGGCGGCGTGTTCGTGAACGGGCGTCCACTGCCCAACGCAGTGCGCTTGCGCATCGTCGAGCTTGCGCAGTTGGGCATCCGACCATGCGACATTTCGCGGCAGCTGCGCGTGTCGCACGGCTGCGTTTCCAAGATCCTGGCGCGCTACCACGAAACCGGCTCCATACTGCCGGGGGCAATCGGGGGCAGCAAGCCACGCGTCACCACCCCCAGGGTGGTCACCTACATCCGCGAGCTCAAGGTCAAGGACCCCGGCATCTTTGCGTGGGAGATCCGCGACCGGCTGCTCGCCGACGGCGTGTGCGACAAGTTCAACGTGCCGTCGGTCAGCTCCATCAGCCGCATTCTGCGCAACAAGGTGGCCCCCGGCACGGGGTCACCGCAGTCTCCGCCGGGGCCACCGTCACCccacccgccgccgccaccacacCACCAAACCGCAGCCCTTTACTCGAGTTTCTTCCCtgcagcggcggcgtcggcgccATTCGGCGCACCAAAGATGCCGCCTCAGGTCGTCTGCCCCACGGGCCCTCGGGGCCACTGTTGGCCCAGTTCGCACTCGGTTTCGGACATCTTGCGCctgtcgcagcagcagccccaGTCGGCCAGCAACTACTACATGTATTTGCAAGGGTGCAGTTCCGTGGTCGGTCACCAGCCGGGCGGCCTGGCTCACCACCAGACCACCTCCCTCTGA
- the S2P gene encoding membrane-bound transcription factor site-2 protease yields MDGTYLLLVIFILHCVLFFLDLIFKSCCHLPYIYFMQGTGLEVSFLRLQWHTTALNRVFQQMSNWRPQMLAVWFSVGVIVSLLLMPVAAFLVLRGLFGQGPHKEGSPDQPSGLVLEPVVPGVNLPLSQVGNYMAALAIGGVLHEFGHALAAGREGVSVLGCRAHLILVVPVAAVEISTQRLNSLATWRRLRILCAGVWHNVVLSLLALLILYALSHSHLYRLDEGVAVTKVDPNSGVAGPAGLSYGDHITGVNYCTVHDKSSFRSCLHRIAKQPQIDFCVPSSILKEKRDIDKSCCSPDLSNHLCFLSENDSRWCLRARDVVEASKQKTSDSLCQAGLVSVRPQIGEAAVNGTRLVVIQRSNSQRPPVLFLGTPAELYQTVEISNWVPSVPYLSPHCPEMLYNCFSYLAALSAGLALLNLLPCYGFDGQHIFQALSEAALAWCGVRSASVASTVSAGFTAVGTSCLLAWLFSAFWKIIPA; encoded by the exons ATGGACGGAACTTATCTTCTTTTGGTAATCTTCATTCTGCACTGCGTCCTCTTTTTCCTGGACCTCATTTTTAAG AGTTGTTGCCACCTGCCGTACATCTACTTCATGCAGGGCACTGGCCTCGAAGTGAGTTTCCTCCGGCTGCAGTGGCACACGACCGCGCTGAACCGCGTCTTCCAGCAAATGTCCAACTGGCGGCCGCAGATGCTGGCCGTCTGGTTCAGCGTTGGTGTGATAGtgtcgctgctgctgatgccCGTGGCCGCCTTCCTCGTGCTCAGGGGCCTCTTCGGCCAGGGACCACACAAGGAGGGCTCGCCAGACCAACCTTCAGGACTCGTCCTGGAACCTGTA GTGCCTGGAGTCAACCTGCCTTTGAGTCAGGTGGGCAATTACATGGCCGCTCTGGCGATTGGTGGAGTTCTGCATGAGTTTGGTCATGCCCTGGCTGCTGGAAg GGAAGGGGTATCAGTGCTTGGGTGCAGAGCACACCTGATTCTAGTGGTGCCAGTGGCGGCTGTTGAGATCAGCACGCAGCGACTAAACTCGCTGGCCACGTGGCGTCGGCTGCGTATCCTGTGTGCTGGCGTGTGGCACAACGTGGTCCTCTCCCTGTTGGCGCTACTCATCCTCTACGCCCTGTCCCATTCGCACCTTTACAGACTTGACGAGGGCGTTGCAGTGACCAAAGTCGACCCG AATTCAGGCGTGGCTGGACCAGCTGGTTTGAGCTACGGTGATCACATAACAGGGGTCAACTATTGCACTGTCCACGACAAGAGCAGCTTTCGCAGCTGTCTGCACCGAATTGCAAAGCAGCCGCAGATAGACTTTTGTGTTCCTTCTTCGATTCTCAAAGAGAAGCGTGACATTGACAAGTCCTGCTGCTCGCCTGATCTCAGCAACCACCTCTgctttttatcagaaaatgaCAGCAG GTGGTGCTTACGCGCACGTGACGTCGTTGAAGCGTCCAAGCAGAAGACGTCTGACTCGCTCTGTCAGGCCGGCCTGGTGTCGGTGCGGCCACAGATTGGTGAGGCGGCCGTCAACGGCACGCGTCTCGTCGTTATCCAGCGGTCCAACTCGCAACGGCCACCAGTCTTGTTCCTCGGCACGCCTGCCGAGCTCTACCAGACTGTCGAGATCTCGAACTGGGTGCCATCGGTGCCCTACCTTTCTCCTCACTGCCCAGAAATGCTATACAACTGTTTCAG TTACCTGGCGGCACTTTCGGCCGGCCTCGCCTTGCTGAACCTGTTACCGTGCTACGGCTTTGATGGCCAGCACATTTTCCAAGCACTGTCCGAGGCAGCCCTGGCGTGGTGCGGTGTGCGCTCGGCCAGCGTCGCGTCGACGGTCTCAGCCGGCTTTACCGCAGTCGGCACCAGCTGCCTACTCGCCTGGCTCTTCTCAGCCTTCTGGAAAATCATCCCCGCCTaa